The following are encoded in a window of Physeter macrocephalus isolate SW-GA chromosome 9, ASM283717v5, whole genome shotgun sequence genomic DNA:
- the LOC112065466 gene encoding protein transport protein Sec61 subunit gamma-like has translation MDQVMQFIEPSWQFVKDSIRLVKRCTKPDRKEFQKIAMATAIGFAIMGFTGFFVKLIHIPINNIVGG, from the coding sequence ATGGATCAGGTAATGCAGTTCATTGAGCCAAGTTGGCAGTTTGTGAAGGACTCAATTCGGCTGGTTAAAAGATGCACCAAACCTGATAGAAAAGAATTCCAGAAGATTGCCATGGCAACAGCAATAGGATTTGCTATAATGGGATTCACTGGCTTTTTTGTGAAATTGATCCATATTCCTATTAATAACATTGTTGGTGGCTGA